A window of Bdellovibrio svalbardensis genomic DNA:
GGCTTGTCGCTCCTGGAAAGAAAGCAGATCTGGTCATTTTGAAGGACCTCAAGTCGGTCGACATCCAGGACGTTCTGATTGGTGGACAGTTTGTTTCTGAAATTGATTTGAAATCCGAGTCTGCGAATAACTTGCAGCTCTCCCAACCACCAATGATGAATACCATCAAACGCGAAGCGATGAAGGCCGCCGATTTTGGCTATCCAACCCAAGCAGGCCTTTACAATGTGATTGAGATCGTCCCGAATGAGATCATCACCAAGCACATCACCACATTCTTTGACGGCAAGAACTTCGCCCAAGATGACGTTCTATTTATGGCAAACATTGAACGCTATGGAAAGAATTTGAAACCTGGTTTAGGTTTCGTCAAAGGCATGGGTTTGACTTCAGGGGCTCTTGCCAGCTCTGTGGCCCACGACTCCCATAACATCATGGTGATTGGCACCAACACCGAAGACATGGCCGTTGCAGTCAATGAGATCATCGCAATGGGTGGAGGCTTTGTCGTCGCCAATCAAGGTGAAGTTAAAGCTCGCGTGGAGCTGCCGATTGCAGGACTTCTAAGTTTGAAAAGTGCCGATGAGATCAAATCCGGCATTGAGAATCTGAAAACTGAATTCAAAAAACTTGGGGTCGTTTTGGAAGAACCTTTTATTCAGATGGCTTTCCTTGCTCTTCCTGTGATTCCAGCCCTGAAACTAACCGACAAAGGTTTGGTAGATGTGACTAGATTTGAGTTCATCGAACTTGCCGTTCGCTAGAAAAATACTTCCAAAAGAGGTACACTGAGGCATGAGAACTATTTTATTTGTGAGCTTTCTGTTTTTTTCACAGCTGGCTTTTGCTAAAATTAAAGTTCGAATTACAACGGGCGAATGGCCGCCATATATTTCTAATTCTCTCGACAATAAAGGTCTTCTTGCGCAAATCACAACAGAAGCATTTGCTCAGAAAGACGTCGCAGTTCAGCTCGGTTTCTTCCCGTGGGCTCGCACCAATGAGCTTTCTAAATCAGGCGAATGGGATGGCACCATTGCCTATGCACGCCTGAAAGAAAGAGAAAAATATTATCTCTTCAGCGATCCCATTTACGTCGGTCGATATGTATTATTTTATTTGAAAACTCATCCCTTTAACTGGACCCAATACTCGGATCTTAAAAATATCCCAATGGCTTCAACTCGCGGTTTTGGCGGAATGGGCGATAGATTTATCCAGGCAGAAAAAGATGGCCTCATCAAAGTCGAAAGACTCACTTCCGATATACAAAGTTTTAACATGCTTCGCACCGGCAGAGTGCAAGCAGTACCTAGTGATTTAGAAGTGGGGTATGTACTTCTTCAAAAAATTTATGGTAAAGATGTACAACTATTTGCCCACCATCCTCTGGCGATTCAAGTATCAGAATATCATTTGGTTATATCAAAAAAAGTCAAAGATCCTCAGAATCTGATCGACACCTTCAACGATGGCCTTAAGAAGCTTCGTCACTCAGGTCGTTACAATGAGATCATAAGAAGCTGGTATGCAAAGCCCATCTATCAAAATGCAGTACCAAGTCATTATCTAACAGTGCCGAAATAATTTTTACTTTTTCTTCAAATAGGTTCCAACAAGTTCGGTCTGTGCAAGAATATGCCCCCTCATGGATCTTTCAAGATCCGCTTTTGTGGGCCGACCTAGCTCTGGCAGCACAGTATCCAAGGCATAGAGTTTATGGTGATAGTGATGCTTCCCAATCGGAGGACAGGGACCACGGTATCCCTGCGCTTTCCAATCGTTCAGTCCTTGATGCGTTTGCTGGGGCAGATCATGAATTCCTTCAGGCAAAGACGTCATCGACTCAGGAATATTAAAGAGCACCCAATGCACCCATGTGGTCTTGGGAGCCTGTGGATCTGGCGCATCGGGATCATCGACAATGATGGCAAAACTTTTTGTACCCTTGGGGGGATTCGACCAACTCAACGGTGGAGAAATATTTTCTCCCTCACAGGTGTATTGTGCGGGGATCTCTTGATTATTTTTAAAGGATGGGGATTCAAGTGTGAATGCAGCGGAAACCATAAAGCCTCTCGGGAAAATCTTTTCACTCGAAGAGGCTTTGGGCAATTTTTAAATCGGCAAGGTGCTGTTGAACTACAGCTGATCGATACACATAAGGTCGACTTGTTCCTGACCATCGAAAGTCAGTTGCCCCATCCAGCGAGTGCCTGATGAGAACTCCAGGTGTAAAGTTGCTTTTTTATCTGCGACGGCGCTGTCCTGCCACATAAACTGCATTGAACCATAGTCACAATACTGACTTAGAAGTTGATAAGCATTGATGCGTTTGAGTTCGTATTTGAAAGTCACTTCTTCCAAGCCATTCGCTCCGACCTTCAAATCCAAGAGTTGGTTACGACCATCCCCTCTGCATTTGAAATGATATTGGAAATTCGCAAAGCTGGCAGAGCAA
This region includes:
- a CDS encoding substrate-binding periplasmic protein; the encoded protein is MRTILFVSFLFFSQLAFAKIKVRITTGEWPPYISNSLDNKGLLAQITTEAFAQKDVAVQLGFFPWARTNELSKSGEWDGTIAYARLKEREKYYLFSDPIYVGRYVLFYLKTHPFNWTQYSDLKNIPMASTRGFGGMGDRFIQAEKDGLIKVERLTSDIQSFNMLRTGRVQAVPSDLEVGYVLLQKIYGKDVQLFAHHPLAIQVSEYHLVISKKVKDPQNLIDTFNDGLKKLRHSGRYNEIIRSWYAKPIYQNAVPSHYLTVPK
- a CDS encoding YbhB/YbcL family Raf kinase inhibitor-like protein, which produces MVSAAFTLESPSFKNNQEIPAQYTCEGENISPPLSWSNPPKGTKSFAIIVDDPDAPDPQAPKTTWVHWVLFNIPESMTSLPEGIHDLPQQTHQGLNDWKAQGYRGPCPPIGKHHYHHKLYALDTVLPELGRPTKADLERSMRGHILAQTELVGTYLKKK